In Euphorbia lathyris chromosome 2, ddEupLath1.1, whole genome shotgun sequence, the sequence GTAGCAAGCATTGCCCTTCTCCTTACCATTAACCTTGTCTTCTTCACTTTGGTTAGCTCAACCGATCATCAGACTACCCCTTCCcaatcaccaccaccaccaccaaaaGCAGCGTCACCACCGGCAAAGGAAACATGCCCTATTGACACGCTAAAGCTAGGTGTATGTGCTAACTTATTAAACGATTTACTTAGCCTTGTGATTGGTACACCATCAAAGACACCATGCTGCCCTCTTCTTGATGGTCTTGTTGATCTTGAAGCTCCCATTTGCCTCTGCACTGCTCTTAAGGCTAATGTTTTAGGTATCAATCTTAATGTTCCTATCTCCTTGAGCTTGCTCTTGAATTTCTGTGGAAAGGATGTTCCTGCTGGATTTCAGTGTCCTTAAATCTTTTAAATACTTCTTCTCCCTTGTTTCCATTGTGGGTTTATAGTTGTACTTCCATTTCTATGGCATTTCATTGGCGAGGGAACTTGAAATTGTGTACTTTTGTCATTTAAAATAATGCCTATTCTTGTTGAATAATACTTAAGCTGTATTTGTTTTTGAGATTGCACTtcttataataaataatatctcAAATTTAGTTCATTTCAAGAGATTATCACTTTTTATGGTCTTTTTGGATCCAAACTATAAGAATTGTACAAATTGTTCTGGCTGCACCCATTAATCCGGAATTCGGTCTAAGGGGTTGTTCACTGGTTCAGCTAAAGACATCTTCGCGTTTCTAAAAACGTGCCATAAAACTTGTACTTTGGAAAATGACAAGTGCATATATAGCAAAGTTGCTTCAGTTTTGATTTTTGTATAACAAAAGAGaagtaaatatatatacatcCTTGCTGCAGGTCTATGGACGGACCCATGAAAGGAGTTACCAAAATGATCAGTTTGAAgtatatatgtgttttattcTTCTAGGAATTGAGTTTCTAAACTTTAAGAAATGAGTATCTAATCTTTTTAAATTTTGGAAATGTCAACTCTTTAAAATCAAAGTTTCCTTGCCCAGGAAACTTATGCCCTGTCCACTACATCAAATAGCATCTATTGCTACAAGTAAAACTGTAGCTGAAATGAGAAACTTTTATGGCAAGTTAATTTagctacaaaaaaaatattatgataatataattatataatttcaattactataaaatgaaatttagtCGTAGAAAGTTTTTATAAATAGCTCTAAACTATGGCTCTGCACAAAGTTTTCCAATTCTGCTTTGAAAACTGTTTTGGAGTAGGAATTATAGACTATCCCCTTAAACTTactacatatatttttttttttgtcaaatttaacAAACTTCTTGAACTTTTCAGACAATTTGGACATCATTGAGTGACTTTAGACAAGTGCATATATACCAAACAGAGGGATGCATCTTAAACAAAACTCTCAAAGACAAATTTATATCtgatttgtaaaaaaattaCTTCATTATAAAAAAGAGATGAATTTTTAAATCCTTCCtaatttaaatgattaaattacATAAAAACCTAATACATAACTAATTAAAGAGAAATGTTTAAGGCGAAATGACCCGTTAACTTTGAAAGTCCACACGACGTGTGAGAATAGTCACAAGACGTGTGGATTATAAATTAAGAGGCAGAATCTCTCTTTTGGATCCACACATATAAGAATCGGGCCCAGTCCCGTCGGGACGAGCGGACGTCGCGCGAGCGTATATTTGCTAAAATCCactaaacacaatttaaaggcttatAAAGCCCAACTCTTTATATATCCTTGGAAACTTTGATAAGTTTCGCACTTAGGATAGAAAAAGAGCTCTTAAGAGCAAAGAtacaatttataaatatacccacacatattaaacccattttCTCACAATCCCTTACACCAAGTAAAAGCCATTTCCCACAAATAATAGTGTCCGATGGAGGCCTAGGCCTAACGCCTCGGTCAGCCTTGGAGGAAGGAGTCACCCTCTCGAAATATCGAAAGGTCGGACAAAGGCACTGTCATGATTACATAGAATACCACCCAAACCGATATAATTGCTAGGACTATGACAGACTGCATTAATATTTAGTTTCAAAGACAACTTGGATTTGTGCAAGAAATCCTTTCTGAGAATACCACCCAAACCCATCTCTCATGTTGTCGATTTGTACTCTCCAAAAGACAACGTCATTTGCTGCAAGAAATGGTTGCTTAGTTTAGCGGCAGTGGACGGAGAAAGAAAGGAACCTTCTCAATAGCAGGTATTGCACTGACACCAAATTCCCCACAACCTCGTACAAAGCATATGACATTCTTTGATAGTGCATGACGTCATGAAACTCTCAAACCAATCCATAAAAAAATCAGTTCTTGGGATATAATGATCTAGCCCCAACCCATGCTATAATTAAGTGGCTTAGTCATAATCCATGAATAGATACACTGTTTATTCACCAATTTCTTTACATAAACCACACATATTATCATTCATAACGTCTCTATTATAcaacacaaattaagaaacctCAACAAATCTGCCAAACTAATATCTTAACACAAGGCAGAATAGCAAGGACTAGAATTGGCCCTTTTATTTCCACTTTTACACGTTTCATAAGATTGTCAAACAAAGGACTGCGATTCATCCCATTTTCATTACGGATCTGATTTTCATCAATTTGTTTGGAGGTAAACAAggacaaaaaaaaagagaggtTCTTAAAAGTAGTTGAAACTTTCATCATTTACTTTGATTTTGCTCATAGGCTGATTGGTATGGCATCAATTGGTTCCATGGAATGTCCGATGTCGACATAGTTCAGAAATAAGCATTCTCATTTTTCAACAATTAACTgtgaagtaaaagaaaataaagattgaAGAATAGTCTTATCATAGTGATTAGTGAAAGAGAGTGAAATATGGAGCAGCTTTGTTAGAACAAATAGGATTGAGAATGTCTGCTTTGTTAGACTTGGCGGATTAATGCAGACTTAAATGCACTACACTCCAAAGGAGATGAAATGCACAGTATTTTTCCAGCTGTAGGAGTTTGATTCGATTTAGATCTTGTTTGCTAATTATATGATTCTTTTAGTTTATTGATGAATGAGTTTCTATGTATTATATTAGTCAGACTTTTATtttaagggataaggtatcaaaacaGGGCTATGATTTTTGgtgaagtatcaatttaggcttcacgtacaaaataaataGCACCaaggcttaatgtttaaaaaagtatcaatttatgCCTTAATAACAGAATATGACACGCATttatattactctgttaagttctgCCAATTGTACatagagagagaaatcaaaacttaacggaGTCATATGAATAACGTCACGTTTCGTTACCGAGGCTTCAATTGGTACATGTTTTAAACATTAACCCTATATTGATGTCATTTTGTACGtaaagtctaaattgatatttctccaaaaatcatagacctattttgataccttatcctttGTTTTAATGAATGCATTATAGAGTTTCTGATTTTTTCAAATCAACtatttatccaaaattttgttaattaaaggtaagtttttatttttattttttattttttattttttatttttgtagatACCTTATAATTGAAGGGTTGTAGAATATAATACAAAAAATAGTCTAGCTAAATAAAGTTATTATAATAATGATGTATAGATGATGTGCTATGAGTGTTAAACTCTTTGTAGTACTAAAGTTGGCTTATCAGAATTTTGGACAAAAGGATTAAGTAGCTGATTTTAAAAACCTTAAGGGACTCTACAatgtttttttcaaaataaaggaCTGGCTAATGCAATATACAGAAACtcaggggactaataaatttcTTAACTAGAAAAACCCAACATTCTCCATCTATATAAACCCTAAGCCTACTTCATTCAATTCACAAGAACCCTTTAGCTTGAGATTAGAGTGTATTTCTTTCTACTTTGATCCAAAAATGACTTCCAAGTCAGTAGCAAGCATTGCCCTTCTCCTTACCATTAACCTTGTCTTCTTTGCTTTGGTTAGCTCAACCACTCATCAGACTACCCCTTCCCcatcaccaccaccaccaccaaaaGCAGCCTCACCACCCGCAAAGGAAACATGCCCTATTGACACACTAAAGCTAGGTGTATGTGCTAACTTATTAAACGATTTACTTAGCCTTGTGATTGGTACACCATCAAAGACACCATGCTGCCCTCTTCTTGATGGTCTTGTTGATCTTGAAGCTCCCATTTGCCTTTGCACTGCTCTTAAGGCTAATGTTTTAGGTCTCAATCTTAATGTTCCTATCTCCTTGAGCTTGCTCTTGAATTTCTGTGGAAAGGATGTTCCTGCTGGATTTCAGTGTCCTTAAATCTTTCAAATACTTCTTCTCCCTTCCAATTCCAATCCCTGTATGAGTTTTAGTTTGGTTTCCTATATCATTTCCTTGTTTCCATTATGGTTTTATAGTTGTAATTGTTCTTTTTAGTTCGATTTATATGGCATTTCATTGGCCAGGGAACTAGAAATTGTGTacttttgacatttaaaataaTGCCTACTCTTGTTGAATAATACTTAAGCTGTGTTTGTTTTTGAGATTGTACTTCTCATAATAAATAGTATCTCAAAATTTAGTTCATTTCAAGAGATTATCACttctatggttttttttttggatccAAACTATAagaattgtataaattgttctGGCTGCACCATTAATCTAGAATTTAGAGGATTGTTCACTGTTTCAGCTAAGGACATCTTCACGTCTCAAAAAATGTGCTATAAAACTTGTACCTTGGAAAATGAAAGCATCATGAGATAAATTGATAAGTGCATATATAGACATGAATCACAGTAATTAAGAAGATGTAGTGTAATTGTACGTGGACAattctaaatataaattatCTGATATGGTATATAAGTTTAATAGTGTTTAACTTTTCCATCCAAGAGGCCAAAATTGCACCTATAGTAAAACGATAGACCTAAAATCTTGCTATTTCATATTAAGGAGTAAATGTGATCTTTCCAAAAACGTtaggtaccttatccctatgatttattaattaaagCGAGGTCTTCAGTATTTCGTATTCCATACATATTCTGTAATTAACATTAACAATGAATCATTTACTGTAGTGGACTGGCTGAATGTAAGCTTGGCCTAAATGATAGACTACTACAAGAGGCTCGAGGTCGAGCAACAAAAGGGAAAGCTGTTGATCTGGAAGATATCAAGTTTAATCAGTAGCATCCCTAGATATGCCTCTCTTTAAGTTAGTGACAATTTCACATGATCATGTACATTATGTACATTTTTTTTCATTGTTACcattgttgaaataataaacttataattaatagtctttaatttggttcaGTGTATTATCCAGGAGTCATTTTTGTATTTATCAAGAGTTGTATTGTTTCACAAAGAGTCATCTGTATTTATAAAGAGTTATTGTtgtttactaagagtcatgtctgtaatctataaatagttATCAATACAAGTAGTAAGGCAAGAGAATTTTTTTCCaccaattatactcttcctctattacctgtgaaagtttatttatttgatccaacaaattggtatcagagccagacaAAAATTCTCCTAAAAATTGAGAATCATGGTGAAAAGAGAAATCGCCATTCATTTGTGGGAGACCAAGTCGCAGATTTGGAAAGCTATATGCTTATGCATCAATCACATCAAAGAACAAGTCGATTCTTTGACCTTGGAGGGGATCAGGAGGTTGTTGGAGACGGATTTGGGATTGGAGAAATATGTTTTGGATGTACAGAAGAAATTTGTCATGTGATGTCGGGTGGAGTCCTTagaaaatgatgatgatgagaattCTGAGGATTTAGTAAAAATTGGTGAAAGGCATGTGTATTTAAccaaacaagaagaagaaaatgtatCACATGATGAGGACCTTTTGCCAGAAACTGATCCAGTCAGTAAGAAGAAATAAGCTCCAAGTAAGAGCAGTATTAGCAAGGCCATGATGAAAAGAGCTTCCTATATTAAACCCAATTATGAGGAAGTTTTAATGGTCTGTCTTTGTAGAATTTTAGAGGAAGATATTGGGCTTGATAAATTTGCACTTGATCCATACAAGAAATATATAAGTGATCATTTAGATGACGTATTGCTATGGGCTGATGAAAATTCGAAGTCTTCAGACAGAGAGATTGATGAGGACGATGGAGATAAAGATGAAGTAAAACCAAAGAATCAAATTAGTGAAAAGCAAAAGGTGCAAAATTCTGAAGTATCTAAAAAGAGGAAGAGGATTGAAAATAAAGTCAAAGCATCAAGCGAGAAGCAAAGCAAGCATGTGGAAGAAGAAGCAAAGGACAACAGAAGTCCATACTGTATTGAAAAAACCTCTGGTAAAATCAAGCAAGTCCATGAGAACAAACGTGAGGCTAAGCTAATCAAGGAACTCAATGAGATATTTTCCGAAGGATTGTCATCAAAAGCATCTGAAAAAAAATCAAGGAAGTTAAAAAGAGAAAGCAAAGAGTGAAAGAAATAGAAGACATTGACATGAGTAATATTGTGTCAAGTTCACGAAGAAGGTGCACCACCAATTATGTGCCTCATCCAAAACCCAAAATACCAGTTGATAGTGATAATAGTAATGCTGATGGTACTAAcaaggatgatgaggaagacgACCATGATTATGAGGAAGAAAAAAATGATAGAGATAATAATGGGTATGATGTCGGCTAGAGAGAAGAGATCAATGATGATGAAATTTGAAGATGTCAACAGATTAAGAACTGTTCTTGGTgttactaagggataaaaaattataaatttaagggggtgtgttgaaataataaacttattgGTTCAGTGTATTATCCAGGAGTCATTTCTATATTTATCAAAAGTTGTATTGTTTCACAAAGAGtcatctgtatttatagagagttattgttgtttactaagagtcatgtctgtaatctataaatagCTATCAATACAAGTAGTAAGGTAAGACAATTTTCTTCCaccaattatactcttcctctgttacctgtgaaaatttatttatttgatccaacaaccATATGACAAACAGTAACTTTGCGAAATACATACGTCTTCATATTAATAGACTCGAGTGTATCGGATGATATCTGCATGCTTTTATGATTGCCTTGCGACATATCAGTTGTTTGGCTCTATGCATGAATGTCCAACTATGAAGCACGGAAACGTTGGAGAAGTAGTGTTTCTACGTTTCCACAAGATGTGGGAAAAGGAAACTCCTGGAAACGGAAACGAACCGTTTCCGGGTATGTTTCtgtaaataaagaaaatatgaaaCATGTTTCCAAAATCTGAAAGAGATTCTCAAGCAGTTTATACTGAAATCGATCTCCAGACTTTCTTCTTCTTAGTTTTGcgatttttttcttcttttatctgGTGTGAGTTGTTAGTCTGGTCTGGgttttcttcttctccaagtgGCGATTGCGATTGCTTCTTCTTGGACTGGTTTTGGAAATCATAATACCAGTTTGATCTCAAGTTCTTCGTAGTTGGTAATTTGttctgtggttttttttttcttttttctgtgcCTTCTGGAATGGTGTGATAGAGAGGGAAGCTTCTAGAATGGATTGGCTGGACGACCTTTTATATTGTTTATCATTTAAGTAGTGCTTTTTTTTACTGTTTAGCTAGACTTTAATTTTACACATTTTGATATTTAtacatatttgtttttattaattaattggtagtaacatgtttattttattaaattggcagttttttaaattaatttgttttcaTTTTACCAATAATTAGTTcatgtatttataatttatcattatttttatatttattatatttttaaatatttataaatatgccactatatttttaatatttacatgttCCCCCACGTTTCTGTTTcctatattttttagaaatcaCGTTTcccgttgtagacaccgagtcggaggacctgtgacgaaaacctgaaaacaagacggtcgaagagattgattccggaagttttgaaaaatatataaagaataataagcggaggaaaattaacggcacggcgcgggcacgcacCGGCATCCCGCAcacggacgacgatggtcgaacgcccgcttgacggctcgagacgtgcgcgcggcgtccgtcggacacaccgcgagtggcacgctatcgacgtccgagcaatgcctgggaccgctggcggtgcgcgccctcgtgggccgttgagcgcacgtgcctggcagcgtgaggcgcgcgttcggcggccgcgacgtgcgagcgtctggctgcgcggaacgcgcgctcggcggccacggagtgcacgcgtccgacggcgcggggcacgccccgagggtcgccgggcgggcacccaaccacgtcgggcgaacgcccaatgcgtcgggcggacgcccgacgaggatcgggcgcgggcgcccaacctcgcgttgggcgctcgcccaacgccgttggacgatcgcccaacgaaagttgggtaacattgttgggcggccgcccaacaaggttgggcggtagcccaacactaggttgggcggccgcccaaccacaatgggcgacgcccaaatttttttgggcgtcgcccattgttccgggatccgtttccctatataagggcacggatcccaaggtgaaagggAGGAGGCCTTGAAGAGGAAAAACTTtttcactctaaacatttttagagagagagagtgtggattttttttgagaaaaatatttttttctcaaaaattccaaatttcctaagttcaaattttactaaattttgattaaaatcgggagctcgcggttcgtggaatcaatcggcttcgactgtcagataccgaatcgaaggtattatccgaggactagactctttattttatttaatttatttctctccttctatttttttttatgctatagtttttattcctttagtcatttatttattttgtcatgttttatttagttagcgtatttatttaattttcgtttcgtgttaaataaaattcggttttgttttaaaataaaaaacctcgttttggatatcccaatacgaaccgtgatccgataaaaaggtagttcgggtatcgaaaatgttgtaattataagttttttaatttaaaagaggtttccaaataacgttttaaaatgaaaacatcgttttaggaacttccgttttcgactatgatccatctttggtagttcggaagtccaaaacgattgaattagatttaatttaaagcttttgaataaatctggaaaatattggagtgctgctgtaatttgtcaattctgtcactaaatgctgtttaccgacggattttccgtcatAAATCTGCCAagatgtaaaaaatgtcatgtCGGTcccttttttcttaacttttagacttttaatccttaatatatatatatataattatgtaatacatgtttttcaaattattttagaattttagtatatatatatttattttagaatatttgcaTATTGTTTTGTATTCCATTTTtcaatataagtataagtatgtatatatattattttttgtattaatttgaGTTATGTTTTAAATATTGGTTATCTAGTATCTTGGGAAATAATTAATACATATTAAcatatggtatttttgggtGGTTAaagctatattagttatgtatatatatagttttgggaatatttgggttattttaatgattattgaattaaatcatttttagataagtattactttcttagttataggattacttattattttcacatttcaaagtataagatatattgctcttattatcttcatatacatataatgatttttggttaaatcttattttcttacctttcctttttggatttaaatgtatacatatatatatatatggtctaaaaccattttctttattctttgggcccattcatgggtccatattCCAAAAGGACTTTAGttgagtgtgaatattagtttaaataagtttattgttgtaagtataacaattagagagtccattaagtaagtggggaaaataaatcaccaaaaagagagtttttaattaaattatttaagctaatgagctttcttagatctctaatgtagataaatagagtcatttttgttgatatttcaaatcgtcttcaaaacaccacgttttaaaaccttagtccgttccaacgacggattaagcgaacattgtaatcaaaatcgttttctttgttaataatggagattttgaatcgctttcttaatgaatttgcacaaaataaaattgacttgcatgtctaaccacgttttcttattaaaaggcttttactttgacgttttcaattactcgagtcgttccaacggcgattcgggtaagcttcatcaaacggggttttaaaacgcacctaaatcgttccaacgacgattaaggtgcgaaccatgtaaataaattcgttttggggaaataagttagcgtagaataaacacacaacataacatttgaatacggttgtaaataaaccacttctttcttccccctctttgtgtatgtataaacataaatgggcgattctttactgatgtggcttttcaatatcatatgctcagtaggaggccggtggttcataaccgggcgatgtcggggtgcctagtagcctttctccggaaaggagctagccttctcggctcgtacctaagtttcccgaacccacaccggtctcccgcaagggatcggtgttcattttcccattcgtgggtggcgactcttccatatctctgagctccggtcctgccgagcaggttgattccacgattggttgctttcggcgccaatcaccgcttacgtcgccatgaggttgtccaccccccggtccgcccgggagattaggccgcgacacctcgtctaacaagtggcgactctgctggggaagcgagaaatttgattccggaaggcatgcactaagcccttaacggggacggatcgttttacttcttttcgtatgcattcacgagcattattgcaaaccctttgggtaatttccacgaaacctctagcgagagttcattcgtcgctcgaaagaggctagcgtaagttcccccttacagtaaggcgccagagggtccccatccattcgttaggggcgaatctgtgcggtcctgtgaggtcccgcggtcagccgtgtcatcatatagtagccttagaagtttccataggattacccgttactatttttgatgtgataaatgaatcagttcgtgttttcaaaccgccatgatacgtatttaatcctaaagtatgtaaagaaaatgggacgatgtgttaatatatacttatgaatcgacatactaattaccttaaaaaacatcgaaacgatttgaactaaagacgacttagtcatctcatatgaatgaacatgtgcgacccgccttgtccctttcggtgtcccgacgaaggcacgtgttcaggaaatacgtgatgacgtaagcacgtattagtatgaatcggttcggtgttaagaaTAGTtatatttcgatacaaaagactatattaacggtagccgttattcacattctttagataaattgggataaaacgagatcacgacgaaacgaaaacgaagaacatttctgtttcgaacgaccttgttgtaacgtgaaaagtttcgcacaagtagcccgtcccttccgaataaaagacgagcttttacgttatgccttgtgtcattcttaggagaaatggacgtgtccgcaaaaggtgactaagaaaataaaaagataaaaatgaactaaacgaccaaaatcattctgaatctatgatatatgttaatcccgcgagtagttaaagaaaataaaccaatgtcgttgaatacgtgcctcgggcGAGAGTATACCCcatttaaaatctcgaagccgaattaagccaaaccatataattgcgccatatggacgagactgcgggttttgactaacgactcgatcatttcgaccgttaccaaaactgcaagaaatatggcccgatatacgtgtttgcttaaattcgcgcctaaaggaaagaaaacggtgatatcctcgcttcgaacaaacacgcgattcaacgaaacgttgattttctataaccacactgagatgatatatcccgtggattgggaggaacaaagagttgtaattagccgaaagattatcgtgcgctcaaaataagactcgccatcttttcacgtagcaaaatgagcaaacgaatcctcgacgctaagaacaaacacattacgcgatgagtctgttcccttaaataaaatccaaaagtgattccatcactaaataaacacgtggttacgtctctcgatagacccaaaagatcccgttgtaatccaaaaatcgagacacgaacccacgtgaacaaaagggaacgagtcattgataataacgaacgattggactagaagaataactcgtaccacgtctaaaaactgagatgcgctcaaagggagtcaaaacccgaactaatgcgtctcacgaaaggacgaaagatgaattattctgaaaggacaatccaacttggtcgatttcttagtcactgaacgttgatacgtcaaaatgaactgtattgtctgatgaatgatttactttcccgcaataatcgacggcatcacgcgtcccctggaccgcaatgtgagccccaaaccaaaatcctaggaaagagacctggaccaacgagtgtgtggaggaataagggtggaagagagatgtcgtgatacgtgtaattagaactaacgtttgttcttcttatcttataatcataaataaataaacgcacacaccacgaatcatgcatataaaaccatgcatacatactaatggataccgttcgcgcagacgtcatcattaagcggttgtggtttcgcgagacgTCATCATACTAATGTATACagtcccgaatcagtagttgtggcttctaaatcatcttcatccgagtatactcagtcttccgtcattatgtctgcaaccgacgagaaggtggctgaattggagaattctgtgaataatatcaacga encodes:
- the LOC136220241 gene encoding 14 kDa proline-rich protein DC2.15-like isoform X2 — encoded protein: MTSKSVASIALLLTINLVFFTLVSSTDHQTTPSQSPPPPPKAASPPAKETCPIDTLKLGVCANLLNDLLSLVIGTPSKTPCCPLLDGLVDLEAPICLCTALKANVLGINLNVPISLSLLLNFCGKDVPAGFQCP
- the LOC136220241 gene encoding 14 kDa proline-rich protein DC2.15-like isoform X1 → MQSKNTLENDIALLLTINLVFFTLVSSTDHQTTPSQSPPPPPKAASPPAKETCPIDTLKLGVCANLLNDLLSLVIGTPSKTPCCPLLDGLVDLEAPICLCTALKANVLGINLNVPISLSLLLNFCGKDVPAGFQCP
- the LOC136220243 gene encoding 14 kDa proline-rich protein DC2.15-like, giving the protein MTSKSVASIALLLTINLVFFALVSSTTHQTTPSPSPPPPPKAASPPAKETCPIDTLKLGVCANLLNDLLSLVIGTPSKTPCCPLLDGLVDLEAPICLCTALKANVLGLNLNVPISLSLLLNFCGKDVPAGFQCP